A window of Fodinibius salinus contains these coding sequences:
- a CDS encoding CPBP family intramembrane glutamic endopeptidase, giving the protein MEILNTIISLSGLIALLSILYLRYQNKIKLGFSFDKWAPGELILGISIAFVSVTLAFLALKIGGFIEIKSIALDTPKFFKGLGTYAIGAAAEEIIFRVGLLLLLIYLLKNIWVAILLQIILFGVLHITNPSATLLTAFSNAIGGLMYSIALIYTGRIWMPFSLHVFWNFAQSFWGFNVSGLTWYSDIFVHLNPVGTKYLSGGEYGLEGSIIGIIARLLVLVLIVVTSKLIQNYYPQIIKNQYSILPQSLRPT; this is encoded by the coding sequence ATGGAGATATTAAATACAATTATTAGCCTATCCGGGCTTATAGCCTTGCTGTCAATTTTATACCTAAGGTATCAAAATAAGATTAAGCTTGGTTTCTCATTTGATAAATGGGCTCCCGGGGAGCTGATATTGGGAATATCCATCGCATTTGTTTCTGTAACTTTGGCCTTCCTTGCTCTTAAGATTGGTGGTTTTATAGAAATTAAATCCATTGCTCTCGATACTCCAAAGTTCTTTAAAGGTCTTGGTACATATGCAATAGGTGCAGCTGCTGAAGAGATCATTTTTAGAGTTGGGCTGCTTCTATTACTTATCTATTTATTAAAAAATATCTGGGTGGCTATCTTATTGCAGATCATACTATTTGGTGTGCTTCACATTACTAATCCAAGCGCTACCCTGTTAACAGCTTTTAGCAATGCCATTGGAGGTCTGATGTATTCAATTGCATTAATTTATACCGGTCGAATATGGATGCCCTTTTCGCTTCACGTATTTTGGAATTTTGCACAATCATTCTGGGGTTTTAATGTCAGTGGATTAACATGGTATTCAGATATTTTTGTACACCTTAATCCGGTGGGTACAAAATATTTAAGCGGTGGTGAGTATGGACTAGAAGGAAGTATTATTGGAATTATAGCCCGATTATTAGTACTTGTATTAATTGTCGTTACTTCTAAGCTGATACAAAATTACTATCCCCAAATAATTAAAAATCAGTATAGTATCCTGCCACAATCGCTCCGTCCAACTTAA
- a CDS encoding sensor histidine kinase: protein MTIKSRLNIVALLSVATVVVLFGFLLYTTWQISDELNQIDRVNQFAKRASELNIITEQFLAYEEQRYYEKWNTLYEDLQEKKSKIEKFPTRRVVTNALPSIKQSFALIQEVYNNPSVYQDQPEKRERLLERATARIRSDIQLLLAESQKLEQSRLQEVRTLQVYQRLQFLLILIPGIGFVVYMIFRIRKQLLASLGKLLEGTKSIANGNLDDKITVGGFEEHNELAQAFNEMTEKLQEHIKEEQKIRKKAEQNLKLWETLVDQDPSMVLIHIEGEVQFINEGGAKMMGVDSADNLIGESVFDYIDQAQKSQAIDRIRRIEEEKEQIAPEVYVIKRLDGENRYVQFESVPIVYNGKNATQTVGVDITEHINYEEQLQETLEEKSVLLQEIHHRVKNNLAIISGMMQLQAMESESKSLSNKLQESQLRIQSMASVHELLYDSESFTELNFTNQIEKLVATINDTLRIDTEVDINYELEDAILNVNQAIPTALIVNELVTNAFKHAFEQRDKGTINIILKTNQQELSLTIADNGVGLPDDFDIHQPSTLGMRIIQTLCGQLDATIEYQRENGSKFIIQFEMAEVKGIGS, encoded by the coding sequence ATGACTATAAAATCTCGTCTAAATATTGTTGCGCTTTTGTCCGTAGCTACTGTTGTGGTGCTATTCGGATTTTTATTATACACGACCTGGCAAATTAGTGATGAACTCAACCAAATAGATCGGGTAAATCAATTCGCGAAGAGAGCTTCAGAGCTCAATATTATTACCGAACAATTTCTGGCGTACGAAGAACAACGATATTATGAGAAGTGGAATACATTATACGAGGATCTACAGGAAAAAAAGAGTAAGATAGAAAAATTTCCAACGCGCAGAGTTGTTACTAATGCGCTTCCTTCAATAAAACAGTCATTTGCCCTAATTCAAGAAGTTTATAACAATCCATCGGTGTATCAGGACCAACCGGAAAAACGGGAACGCCTATTGGAACGTGCAACCGCACGTATCCGCTCGGATATCCAGTTGCTGCTGGCAGAATCCCAAAAACTTGAACAAAGCCGCCTGCAAGAAGTTCGCACCTTACAAGTATATCAGCGCCTTCAGTTTTTACTCATCTTGATTCCCGGTATTGGATTTGTTGTTTATATGATCTTTCGGATACGAAAACAACTTCTTGCTTCACTTGGAAAACTTCTCGAGGGAACAAAGTCTATAGCAAATGGTAACCTTGATGATAAAATAACCGTTGGGGGTTTTGAGGAGCATAATGAGTTAGCCCAAGCCTTTAATGAAATGACAGAAAAGTTACAGGAACATATTAAAGAAGAACAAAAAATAAGGAAAAAAGCTGAACAGAATCTCAAGCTGTGGGAGACACTGGTCGACCAAGATCCGAGCATGGTACTCATCCACATAGAGGGAGAAGTTCAGTTCATTAATGAAGGTGGCGCCAAAATGATGGGTGTTGATTCAGCTGACAATCTCATTGGTGAATCAGTTTTCGATTATATCGACCAGGCCCAAAAAAGTCAGGCCATTGACCGCATTAGAAGAATCGAAGAAGAAAAGGAACAAATTGCACCAGAAGTTTATGTCATAAAGCGGCTTGACGGAGAGAACCGTTACGTTCAATTTGAATCTGTGCCTATCGTATATAATGGAAAAAATGCTACCCAAACGGTGGGTGTGGATATTACAGAGCACATTAATTATGAAGAACAATTACAAGAGACGCTGGAGGAAAAGTCAGTACTGCTGCAGGAAATCCATCACCGGGTTAAAAATAATCTGGCGATTATTTCCGGCATGATGCAGCTGCAGGCCATGGAAAGTGAAAGTAAAAGTTTGTCAAACAAACTTCAGGAAAGTCAACTTCGGATACAGTCAATGGCCTCCGTCCATGAGTTATTGTATGATTCGGAGAGCTTTACAGAACTTAATTTTACCAATCAGATAGAAAAGCTGGTAGCCACCATAAATGATACCTTACGAATTGATACGGAAGTCGACATCAACTATGAGTTGGAGGATGCAATACTCAATGTAAATCAAGCTATTCCCACTGCATTAATTGTTAACGAGCTGGTTACCAATGCTTTTAAACACGCCTTTGAGCAAAGAGACAAAGGTACCATCAATATCATCCTAAAAACCAACCAACAGGAATTAAGCCTAACTATTGCCGATAATGGTGTTGGATTGCCGGACGATTTTGATATTCATCAGCCCTCAACATTAGGTATGCGTATTATACAAACGCTGTGCGGACAATTGGATGCAACTATTGAATATCAGCGAGAAAATGGAAGTAAGTTCATTATACAGTTTGAGATGGCTGAGGTTAAAGGAATAGGGAGCTAA
- a CDS encoding histone H1, which translates to MSRYDEVTELVDQLEPDINKFYNKGNKAAGTRARKTLQAMKKKAQEIRMEIQEWKNTGKVDEI; encoded by the coding sequence ATGAGCCGATATGACGAAGTAACTGAATTAGTAGATCAGCTGGAACCAGATATCAATAAATTTTACAATAAAGGCAACAAAGCTGCCGGAACTCGTGCGCGAAAAACTCTTCAGGCAATGAAGAAAAAAGCACAAGAAATCCGAATGGAAATTCAAGAGTGGAAAAATACGGGAAAAGTTGACGAAATTTAA
- a CDS encoding TrkH family potassium uptake protein — MKFSNDWKQKWIRLLRWWQSFKKDVSLNFHYLQDDIYEIDKVAHPYLRAFTVLLSLLVVVSILIPIGFELTPDLLFLNRQIEEWILFGFVANFFVRLILTSDRKTYLKKRWFEGVMSIFSIFLLIDIGMFSIGIIDYLFGSAPNPEVMFLKFLKGYLLFVVAVKFLQYLPELLGQQENTGRFLVYSFLSLIAGGTFLLMLPGATQNGQGLLFIDALFTSTSAVCVTGLIVVDTATHFTLFGEMVILTLIQLGGIGIVTFATFLFLFISGGLGVGQMNTLKDVVGESNSSLVTATLKRVVGFTFVVEAIGAVGYYLSWEVSFPSHGQRILFSIFHAISAFCNAGFSLFTNSLADPANATNLGINMTTMILIVLGGLGFTVIWEMIRTQTDHSRWRRRLSIHTRTVLVSTAVLIAAGTVFILAMEWDGTLASYSWGNKIMASLFQSITTRTAGFNTIDTGAIGISATLIMLTLMFIGGSPASTAGGIKTTTFAVVMRSIVMTVRGYNKMELFKRTVPNHVIFRAMTVILLAASCISISTILLSLVEDHAFMDLFFEEVSAFATVGLSRGITGDLTSWGKFIIVVSMFLGRVGILTFMAAFASKVDTNKYKYPEEDIMVS; from the coding sequence ATGAAATTTTCTAACGATTGGAAACAAAAGTGGATTAGGCTGCTTCGGTGGTGGCAAAGTTTTAAAAAGGATGTGAGTCTAAACTTTCACTACCTGCAAGATGATATTTATGAAATTGACAAGGTAGCGCACCCGTATCTCCGGGCATTTACTGTATTGCTTAGCTTGCTTGTGGTCGTAAGCATCCTTATCCCCATTGGCTTTGAACTTACTCCCGATTTGTTGTTTCTGAATCGTCAGATCGAGGAATGGATTCTGTTTGGCTTTGTTGCCAACTTTTTTGTCCGTTTAATTTTGACCAGCGATCGAAAAACATACCTCAAAAAACGTTGGTTTGAGGGAGTAATGTCGATTTTTTCAATATTTTTGCTCATCGATATTGGGATGTTCTCCATTGGTATTATTGACTATCTATTTGGGAGTGCTCCCAACCCCGAAGTGATGTTCCTGAAGTTTCTAAAAGGTTACCTGCTGTTTGTGGTAGCTGTAAAGTTTCTGCAGTATCTGCCCGAGCTGTTAGGGCAACAAGAGAATACCGGCCGGTTTTTAGTTTATAGCTTCTTGTCGCTGATCGCCGGTGGCACCTTTCTGCTTATGCTGCCCGGTGCAACACAGAATGGACAGGGGCTGCTGTTTATCGATGCTTTGTTTACGTCAACCAGTGCCGTTTGTGTGACAGGACTTATAGTTGTTGATACGGCCACCCACTTTACCCTGTTTGGTGAGATGGTGATTCTCACTTTAATTCAGCTGGGCGGTATTGGGATTGTTACTTTTGCAACCTTCCTGTTTCTTTTCATCAGCGGAGGCTTGGGGGTGGGGCAGATGAATACCCTAAAAGATGTTGTTGGAGAAAGTAATTCCAGTTTGGTAACCGCTACGTTAAAACGAGTGGTTGGATTTACATTTGTTGTTGAGGCGATAGGGGCCGTGGGATATTATCTGAGCTGGGAGGTTTCTTTTCCGAGCCATGGACAACGAATCCTATTCTCCATATTTCATGCGATATCGGCTTTTTGTAATGCAGGGTTTTCGCTGTTTACCAACAGCCTGGCTGACCCGGCGAATGCCACCAACCTGGGTATCAATATGACTACTATGATACTCATTGTATTGGGAGGTCTGGGCTTTACCGTTATTTGGGAGATGATCAGAACCCAAACAGATCACTCGCGGTGGAGAAGGCGTCTTTCAATCCATACACGAACGGTGCTCGTTTCTACAGCTGTACTTATTGCAGCTGGAACTGTTTTTATTTTAGCCATGGAATGGGACGGAACATTGGCAAGCTATAGCTGGGGAAATAAGATTATGGCTTCTCTTTTTCAGAGCATAACTACGCGTACTGCGGGCTTTAACACCATTGACACCGGAGCTATAGGCATCTCTGCTACTTTGATAATGCTCACTCTCATGTTTATTGGGGGATCGCCGGCCTCTACTGCCGGAGGGATAAAAACGACAACTTTTGCGGTGGTCATGCGGTCTATTGTGATGACTGTACGCGGATATAATAAGATGGAACTGTTTAAAAGAACGGTACCCAATCATGTTATCTTTCGGGCAATGACCGTTATTTTATTAGCTGCCTCTTGTATTAGCATTAGTACAATTTTATTATCATTGGTAGAAGATCATGCATTTATGGATCTGTTCTTTGAAGAAGTCTCGGCCTTTGCCACGGTGGGGTTGTCTCGGGGTATTACTGGGGACCTAACATCGTGGGGAAAATTTATTATTGTAGTCTCTATGTTTTTAGGCAGGGTGGGAATCCTCACCTTTATGGCTGCTTTTGCAAGTAAAGTGGATACCAATAAGTATAAGTATCCCGAAGAAGATATTATGGTATCATAA
- a CDS encoding ABC transporter substrate-binding protein encodes MKLTSILALVLLVGCNSNDDDSSDLTTVRVGVTTFWGEAAYYIAQSEGFFEEEGLEIIDHPHSAGRESLKELYQGKLDIAHVAEIPVVRALSGALPYSKYDEFNLKIFTGMIYTSNSQKVIARRDHGIENPQDLRNKKVGLYYETTSEYFFDTFLLEHGIPEKQVEKVNIDISEHYKALKNGQVDAVVSWEPHASQILKKLKNNTFKLNSVLGHSTLWLGVSSETYIQQHPETIVKYLRALKKAQDYIKHHPEETKTLVSQKTKTSLETIENLWPSIEYELSIGQRMLSLLNEQQRWFMQEQRVADTTKQSNVHNAIYFDALQKAHPEGITVIQ; translated from the coding sequence ATGAAGCTAACATCAATATTAGCTTTGGTTTTGCTTGTAGGTTGCAATAGCAACGATGATGATTCTTCCGATCTTACAACAGTTCGAGTTGGTGTTACCACTTTCTGGGGCGAAGCTGCTTATTATATCGCACAATCTGAAGGTTTTTTCGAAGAAGAGGGACTGGAAATCATTGACCATCCTCATTCAGCCGGAAGGGAATCATTGAAAGAGTTATACCAGGGAAAGCTCGATATAGCACATGTTGCTGAAATTCCAGTGGTTCGTGCGCTTTCCGGGGCATTGCCCTATTCGAAGTACGACGAATTCAACCTCAAAATATTTACGGGCATGATCTACACGAGCAATAGTCAAAAAGTTATTGCTCGTCGTGATCATGGGATAGAAAATCCTCAGGACTTAAGAAACAAAAAAGTTGGTTTGTATTATGAAACAACGTCGGAGTACTTTTTCGATACGTTCTTATTGGAACATGGCATACCGGAGAAGCAAGTTGAGAAGGTGAATATCGATATATCAGAACATTATAAAGCACTAAAAAACGGCCAGGTGGATGCAGTAGTCAGCTGGGAACCTCATGCCTCTCAAATTTTAAAAAAGTTAAAGAATAACACTTTCAAACTTAATTCCGTCCTGGGCCATTCAACATTGTGGCTGGGCGTATCGTCTGAAACATATATCCAACAACACCCTGAAACAATCGTAAAATATCTTCGAGCTCTTAAAAAAGCGCAAGATTATATCAAACACCATCCAGAAGAAACAAAGACCTTGGTGTCGCAGAAAACGAAGACCTCATTGGAAACTATTGAGAATCTTTGGCCCTCCATTGAGTATGAACTTTCGATAGGTCAAAGAATGCTTTCTCTACTCAATGAACAACAGCGTTGGTTCATGCAGGAACAACGTGTTGCCGACACTACGAAACAATCTAACGTTCACAATGCTATCTATTTTGATGCACTCCAGAAAGCTCATCCCGAAGGCATAACAGTAATACAATGA
- a CDS encoding potassium channel family protein yields MERRSDLHFAIIGIGAFGSALAKKLSEEGAYVIAIDNDMDHINQVKEYVSDAICFDATEPELLESHGITNVDVAIIAIGERFEPVALIAMHLLNSGVEEVYGRAGTLIQEQILKQIGITDVIHPERQVAERMGVSLVRRGMSDVFDIGEGLAMFEVEVPDSMVGYTLEELEIRKRYELNLITIKRLQSLESEVGPDEQYEPIGILRGSTKVKEGDRFLLVGRKEDVDKLLETN; encoded by the coding sequence ATGGAAAGACGAAGTGACCTGCATTTTGCAATTATCGGTATCGGGGCTTTTGGCAGTGCTCTTGCTAAAAAGCTTTCCGAGGAGGGAGCGTATGTCATCGCTATTGATAATGACATGGATCATATCAACCAGGTGAAAGAATATGTCTCTGATGCTATTTGTTTTGATGCTACTGAGCCTGAACTGCTGGAAAGCCACGGTATTACCAATGTAGATGTGGCGATTATCGCTATTGGGGAACGGTTTGAACCGGTGGCTCTCATCGCTATGCACCTGCTCAACTCTGGGGTGGAAGAGGTCTATGGCCGGGCAGGAACCTTGATTCAGGAGCAAATTTTGAAACAGATTGGTATTACGGATGTCATCCACCCCGAACGGCAGGTGGCTGAACGCATGGGGGTGTCGCTGGTGCGCCGGGGTATGTCTGACGTATTTGATATCGGGGAAGGACTGGCTATGTTTGAAGTTGAAGTCCCGGATTCAATGGTGGGCTATACCCTGGAAGAGCTTGAAATAAGGAAACGCTATGAGCTGAACCTAATTACGATTAAGCGCCTGCAATCGTTGGAAAGTGAAGTCGGTCCTGATGAGCAGTATGAACCGATAGGCATTCTTCGCGGATCAACAAAGGTGAAAGAGGGTGACCGATTTTTACTGGTAGGGCGTAAAGAAGATGTTGATAAATTACTCGAAACAAATTAA
- a CDS encoding cytidine deaminase, translating into MMDITDLQNHCYVPYSNTDSLAVVRSKEGTYFPGCRIESIAYPLSISAIQNALFSCLSEGSTPDIAWTTATELPHKKFWESELEITCKEWSNDEPGDIEFADLILDPNINLKDKLVSLLDDAVVKESDFPVAALLKTDQGIFSGVNIECSAWDMGLCAERVAIAKALTYGSKQLEELYIHTRSGDFSSPCGACRQVIIEHMPDRQIHLYHADHSTSVHFSTDLLPHSFQSSSLKNN; encoded by the coding sequence ATGATGGATATTACTGACTTGCAAAACCATTGCTATGTACCCTATTCCAATACGGATTCCCTGGCAGTCGTACGCAGCAAAGAAGGAACATATTTTCCGGGTTGTCGCATAGAAAGTATCGCTTATCCGCTAAGCATAAGTGCTATTCAAAATGCATTATTTTCTTGTCTAAGCGAGGGGAGTACTCCCGATATAGCCTGGACGACAGCAACGGAGTTACCGCACAAGAAATTTTGGGAATCTGAACTGGAAATAACATGTAAAGAATGGAGCAACGATGAGCCCGGGGACATTGAGTTTGCTGATCTGATACTGGATCCAAATATCAATCTGAAAGATAAGCTTGTATCACTCCTTGATGATGCCGTTGTTAAAGAATCAGATTTCCCGGTGGCCGCCCTTCTTAAAACCGATCAGGGAATTTTCAGCGGCGTCAATATTGAATGCAGTGCATGGGATATGGGACTTTGTGCCGAACGGGTAGCTATCGCAAAAGCACTGACATACGGCAGCAAACAATTAGAAGAGCTATACATTCATACACGCAGCGGCGATTTTAGCAGTCCCTGTGGAGCATGCCGGCAAGTTATTATCGAGCACATGCCCGACCGGCAAATTCATCTATACCACGCCGACCATTCCACATCCGTGCATTTTAGTACCGATCTGCTGCCGCACAGTTTCCAATCATCATCACTTAAAAATAATTAG
- a CDS encoding ABC transporter substrate-binding protein gives MALFTGCSSKDEDSADLTTVRVGITKSFLGEAATFVAQQQGYFKDEGLDVQLEQNSSGAVSIRELFDEKIDIAHVAETPIMYALLDSSYYTRKEIPSFQIFADMIYADEIQHIIGRRDQGISNPRDISGKTVAISQGTQLDYFLDSFLLEHQIAKEELTLVDIDPQKQVNAIANGEVDVAVNWEPYATYIKQELGNKAISLDTKLTYSTLWLATARDRYAEENPEVLVQYLQALRQAQKYISKYPNKTQQLLAQRTGVSIAAIQESWDNIDYELSLNERLITLLDDQARWMERNNITDSSDINFRALVNFEPMQTVHPEGITVIQ, from the coding sequence TTGGCTTTATTCACAGGCTGTAGTAGCAAAGATGAGGATTCAGCCGATCTTACTACCGTTCGAGTGGGTATTACGAAATCATTTTTAGGAGAAGCCGCAACCTTTGTGGCACAGCAACAGGGATACTTTAAGGACGAAGGACTTGATGTTCAGCTTGAGCAAAATTCTTCGGGGGCGGTATCCATACGCGAGTTATTCGATGAAAAAATTGATATTGCACATGTAGCGGAAACTCCTATCATGTACGCACTTCTCGATAGTTCGTATTATACGAGAAAAGAAATTCCTTCCTTCCAGATATTTGCCGATATGATCTATGCGGACGAAATACAGCATATTATCGGACGTCGAGACCAAGGTATTTCCAATCCCCGGGATATCAGCGGAAAAACGGTGGCTATATCTCAAGGTACGCAACTGGACTATTTTCTGGATTCGTTTCTGCTGGAGCATCAAATTGCAAAAGAAGAACTCACTCTTGTCGATATAGACCCCCAAAAGCAGGTTAACGCCATAGCAAACGGAGAGGTTGATGTAGCCGTAAACTGGGAACCGTACGCCACCTATATCAAACAGGAACTGGGGAATAAAGCCATTTCTCTTGATACGAAACTTACGTATTCTACTTTATGGCTGGCTACTGCGCGTGACCGTTATGCAGAGGAAAATCCCGAAGTTTTGGTCCAATACTTGCAGGCACTTCGACAGGCACAGAAATATATCAGCAAATATCCGAATAAAACCCAGCAACTGTTAGCTCAGCGAACGGGGGTCTCGATAGCAGCCATTCAGGAATCTTGGGATAATATCGACTACGAACTGTCCCTTAACGAGCGCCTGATTACCCTGCTGGATGATCAGGCACGATGGATGGAACGGAATAATATCACAGATTCCTCTGATATCAATTTTAGAGCTCTGGTCAATTTCGAGCCAATGCAGACTGTTCATCCCGAAGGCATAACAGTAATACAATGA